The Heteronotia binoei isolate CCM8104 ecotype False Entrance Well chromosome 6, APGP_CSIRO_Hbin_v1, whole genome shotgun sequence genomic sequence ttgggggggaggaaggtaaaggagattgtgagccgctctgagactcttcggagtggagggcgggatatacatgcaatatcttcatctacctcacagggtgtctctgttgggggggaggaagggaaaggagattgtgagccgctctgagactcttcggagtggagggcgggatatacatccaatatcttcatctacctcacagggtgtctgttgtgggggaggaaggtaaaggagattgtgagccgctctgagactcttcggagtggagggcgggatatacatccaatatcttcatctacctcacagggtgtctgttgtgggggaggaaggtaaaggagattgtgagccgctctgagactcttcagagtggagggcgggatataaatccaatatcttcatctacctcacagggtgtctgttgtgggggaggaaggtaaaggagattgtgagccgctctgagactcttcggagtggaggggggggatataaatccaatatcttcatctacctcccagggtgtctgttgtgggggaggaaggaaaaggagattgtgagccgctctgagactcttcggagtggagggcgggatataaatccaatctcttccatcttcttctatttatttattttgtgaatttAGTCTGCCCTTTcgcaagatgggctcagggcggattacgacaaaataaaacagttcaaaattgaacagttaaaaccattaaaacaaaaacGAGAAAAGGCGGTGTCAGGGATATAAACATCATTCAGACCGAGACACGGGATGCAGTGAGTGCGCATACgtaatactagtgttttgtgtattatttatgtgctGAAGGTATTAAGCACATTGTTTTCATTATgcagcggtaaagctgcagcactgcagtcggagccctctgctcacgacctgagttcgatcccagcgaaagctggattcaggtagccggcccaaggttgactcagccttccatccttccgaggtcgttcaaatgaggacccagcttgcttggtgagggggggggggaagtgcaaaacactggggaaggcaatggcataccaccccgtaaaaagtctgccgtgaaaacgtgaaaggaacgtcaccccagagttggaaacgactggtgcttgcacaggggacctttcctttccttatttctttagcagccccgtggcgcagagcggtaaagcagcagtactgcagtactgtgatctgctctctgctcacgacaagttcgatcccagagaaagctggattcaggtagccggcccaaggttgactcagccttccatccttccgaggttggtcaaaggagtccccagcttgctgggggggaaagcatagatgactggggaaggcgatggcaaaccacccagtaaaaagtctgccgttaaaacgttgtgaaagcaacgtcaccccagagttggaaacgactgctgcttgcacgggggacctttcctttcattatacaagggagatatctggtgttttccaGCTGTTCGGTCATGTGACCGCAGCACCGCCTCTCACACGAGCTCTTCCGCAGCCGAAGCAGCACGGGGCTTACCTGGCTCCTCAAAGCCTTTGATGGCTCCGAAGACATTCAGGACTCTCCTCTCTACGAGAACGTTGTTGACTTGGAGGTTCACGGTCACTCCAGCAGGGTCCCCCGAATCTAATTTGCAAGCGGAGCTGCCGTTCCAATCCGTCGGACAGGTCATCCCGGACATGCGGCTGAAAGCAGAGCCCGAGCCTGAAACCCGCTTTGTCTTGACTCCACTGaccccttttccctccctccgAGGCCTCGGCTACCTTTCAGGACTCTTTTCACTGTTCTGGAGACCAGGAGTCAGGCTGATCAAGGCATTGTGGGTAAAATCCCATCGCAAGGATGGCAGACAGAGGTTTAGGAAACAGACTGCACCGTTTTGTAGGGTTCAGCCGAAAAGAGCGAGACTCCggtagcagcagcagccgccagtttggtgtagtggttaagtgcgcagactcttatctgggagagccgggtttgattccccactcctccacttgcatctgctggaatggccttgggtcagccagagctctcacaagagttgtccttgaaagggcagcttgtaccagagctctctcagccccgccccctTCACAGgctgtcggttgtgggggaggaagggaacaaagattgtagaccgctctaagcctctgtccttgacagggcagctgcagtgagagccctctcagccccacctccctcagagggtgtctgttgtgggggaggaagggaaaggagattgtaggctgctctgagcctctgtccttgacacggcagctgctgggagagccctctccagccccacccacctcacagggtgtctgttgtgggggaggaagggaaaggagattgtaggccgctctgagcctctgcccttgaaagggcagctactgggagagccctctcagccccacccatctcacagggtgtctgttgtgggggaggaagggaaagtagattgtaggccgctctgagcctctgtccttgaaagggcagctactgagagccctctcagccccacccacctcacagggtgtctgttgtgggggaggaagggaaaggagattttgactgctctgagattcagactatatggcgggatataaatccaatatcttcttcttaaagactagcaatttgtggcaggggatgaggttCCGTTAGTTGCTGCTCGCCTTTTCAGATTcaggtatctgaaaaagtgaacgACGACTCACGAAAGCATCACCCCTGCCACCAATTTTGCTAGCCTTCAAGGCACCACTAGGCTCTTGAGCTTTTTGACCGCTGCAAGCAGACTGACATAGCTACCCATCTTGCTTTATCTCCATTGCAAAATTCAGGAGGTACAGGAAGTAGCTCCCGCTCAGGCTACCCGCAGCTCAACAAAGAAGAGATTTCAGCTGTGCAGCAATTTTCCCAGAAGACACGAGTTTCACTCGCACAACCAAGAACGGCTTCAAATTCTACACTAGAGCGTGCCCCTGTTAACCCGACACAGCGCACACTACTTCTGGCTTACACTGCCTCTTTTCCCAAGTCCATtcaagtttattttttttaaaagaacttatTGCAGTTTCTCCTTCATAgcacattatagcattggaaaaagggcaaaaaagggcaactagaatgattaaagggttggaacacttcccctatgaagaaaggttgaaatgcttggggctctttagcttggagaaacgtcgattgcggggtgacatgagagaggttgacaagattctacatgggatggagagggtagagagagaagtacttttctccctttctcgcaatacaagaactcgtgggcattcgatgaaattgctgagcagtcaggttaaaatggataaaagaaagtacttcttcacccaaaggatgtttaacatgtggaattcactgccacagcaggtggtgggggctacaagcatagccagcttcaagaggaaattggataaaaatatggagcgggggtccatcagtggctactagccacagcgtgttggactggaggggtcactggcctgatccaacatggcttctcttatgttcttaagtgacacagagagttggactggaggggccactggcctgatccaacatggcttctcttatgttcttatgtgacacagagtgttggactggaggggccactggcctgatccaacatggcttctcttatgttcttatgtgacacagagagttggactggaggggtcactggcctgatccaacatggcttctcttatgttcttatgtgacacagagtgttggactggatgggccactggcctgatccaacatggcttctcttatgttcttatgtgacacagagtgttggactggaggggccactggcctgatccaacatggcttctcttctgttcttatgtgacacagagtgttggactggaggggccactggcctgatccaacatggcttctcttatgttcttatgtgacacagagtgttggactggatgggccactggcctgatccaacatggcttctcttctgttcttatgtgacacagagtgttggactggaggggccactggcctgatccaacagggcttctcttatgttcttctgtgacacagagtgttggactggaggggccactggcctgatccaacatggcttctcttatgttcttatgtgacacagagtgttggactggaggggccactggcctgatccaacatggcttctcttctgttcttatgtgacacagagtgttggactggaggggccactggcctgatccaacatggcttctcttatgttcttatgtgacacagagtgttggactggatgggccactggcctgatccaacatggcttctcttatgttcttatgtgacacagagtgttggactggaggggccactggcctgatccaacagggcttctcttatgttcttctgtgacacagagtgttggactggaggggccactggcctgatccaacatggcttctcttatgttcttatgtgacacagagtgttggactggatgggccattggcctgatccaacagggcttctcttatgtgacagagtgttggactggaggggtcactggcctgatccaacatggctcctcgtatgttcttatgtgacacagagtgttggactggaggggccactggcctgatccaacatggcttctcttctgttcttatgtgacacagagtgttggactggaggggccattggcctgatccaacatggcttctcttatgttcttatgtgacacagagtgttggactggatgggccattggcctgatccaacatggcttctcttatgttcttatgtgacaccgaatgttggactggaggggccattggcctgatccaacatggcttctcttatgtgacagagtgttggactggaggggtcactggcctgatccaacatggcttctcttatgttcttatgtccctggGGGAGCGAAGGGGAAGTAGCTGTGAATTTTCtgagttgtgcagggggttggactagacaccTAACGTCCTTCCCAGCTCTCTGCTTCTCTCCAACATGCTACTTCACCTGCTTATTCCCAAGGACGCCAACAGAGTACTGTCTGCCTGCCTTTGGAAAGAGAAAATGAATTTTACCTGAACAGCTTAAGTGCAGCAGAACTAGTGATGGTCTGCACAGGAATGCGCGGCAGTCCCGAGGATTCACCGGGTGGAAACTGGGTGTGGTTGAAAGAAGGGAACCCCGGGGTGAAAGGGTCACCCATCCCAAGGTGAGCCtgccaaaaggaaaaaaaccaaGGGTTCGATGCGTAACGAAGAACAGGGGCACGTGAACAGAAGGTCACTAATGCAAGGGAATGTGGTTGCATTTACTTGGAAtatggttaccaacctccaggagggacctaaAAGGCTCCTGGAATTAAAGCTGATCTCCAGCTAACACAGGTCAGTAacctcagagaaaatggctgccttggaaatcTGATCGTGGCATTTCACCTCGCCACGGtccctcaccaaaccccacccctctcttaaggttccgcccccaaagcccaAGGAATTTCCCACAATGCAGCTGGCAACTTCAAGGCAGACAGAAGCTCATTCAGTTTGGCTCTGCACGAATCGCAGAGAAAGCCCACCTCGGAGGGCAAGGCAAAATAACCCACCCGCGTTCACCCAGGAGAGAGATGAGATACTCACATGGCCAAACTGTGCTACGTTTTCTCCAAGGCCTTCGTAGTCAACTGGGGAAGGGAATATCAAGACTCCGACAGCACCCAGCTTCTGGGCGTTCGCCACCTAGAACAGACAGATGTTTGGAGAACTGGTTGGGAATTCTGTTCCATAGGCCCCTTAATCTGCCCCCATACCTGACAGGGAGGGTTTCTTCTTTTTGCAAGCTAAAGAAGCAATTGCTGAATTTAGtagaacgcttggggctctttagcttggattaacgtcgactgcggggtgacatgaaagaggtttactggattatgcataggatggagaaagtagagagaaagaagtccttttctccctttctcacaatagaagaacttgtgggcattccatgaaatggctgagcagtcaggttaaaacagataaaaggaagcacttcttcacccaaagggtgattaacatgtggaattcactgccacaggaggtggtggcggctacaagcatagccagctttaagaggggattggataagcatatggagcaaaggtccttcagtggctattagccacagcttatcattggaaccctgtctggggcagtgatgctcgtaattcttggtgcttggagggggcttctaatgtcctggccccactggtggacgtcTTGaaagcacttgggttttttggccagtgtgtgacacagagtgttggactggaggggccattggcctgatccaacatggcttctcttatgtgacacagagtgttggactggaggggccattggcctgatccaacatggcttctcttatgttcttatgtgacacagagtgttggactggaggggccattggcccgatccaacatggcttctcttatgttcttatgtggaacacagtgttggactggaggggccactggcctgatccaacatggcttcttttatgttcttatgtgacagagtgttggactggaggggccattggcctgatccaacatggcttctcttacattcttagatGCTTAGTAGGGAAGACAGCACTTATTGAGGACCGAACTTTTAGCATTTAGGACTATGTTTCTATATTGCTCTTTGCCGCTTATAATACAAAACTACAACTAGAACTCTAGGAGAATCATGAGAAGGTCTGAAGTCTTAAGGCAGGGTCTTTCTGGTCACTGTCTTGTTGATTTTTTTGAGATGGTCTTTCCGTTCAGCTTTGTTAACCCCCTGAAACTGCCACCAATGCAGCATATTTCCAGTCCCCAGTTCCGATGAGATGCAGACAATTCTTACCTTCTCAGCAAATGTAATCTTTCCAGCTCTGACAAGGATCACAGTCCCATTTACGGAAATATTTTTCTCCCTCAGGGTGTTGAAGTCTTCGCTGCGGCCAAAATTGGCATAAACCGGCTTGCCCTATGAGAGAAAATACAATTGTGTCTCAGCCTATCCCTCTGGATCGAACTCAAGGGGGCCgctatgccaagaccacggctgTTCTTCTTAACACCCTGCTGGACACCCTCCAAAACTCAGCGATGCTACAGCAGTGAAGGAGGACCACTGCAGTACAAAGCATGCCCATCCGTTCTGACAGTTGAAGACAAAGTGTCAAGACATGAAGGAAGGAGTCCAATGCTTTGTCGTCTGCCTTGCCGACCCACCGTAGGGCACTCCGTTGGCCGAAGGAAGACTGAGATGCGACGCCGGCtgctgcattatttatttatttatttgtaatttatatcccgcccttcccaccaggtggctcagggcggcttacaacatataaaatctaacgtaagagtataaaattaagcataaaagtttaagcaattcacaatttacatagttaaaaacctaaacatttcacacagttatagacttaaaacattaaaaaaatacagcGATCTTACAAACTACACTCGGTTTCAggtttcagtgccggttagttgtgagccagccggaagagggctgtcttacagaccctgcggaattgagcaagctcccgcagggcccttacctcttccggcagctggttccaccaggaaggggccattgcggagaaggccctatcccttgtagatttcaaacgggcttcctttggcccggggacaacaaggagattttgagttccctatctcagtactctctggggaacgtgtgggaagagacggtccctcaggtaggcaggtcctaggccatatagggctataGGGTTAGTATCTTACAACACCACGCGAGTGGTCCAGACACGCGAAGCCAACTTACAGAAACGTCCCCAGTTCCGCTGTATGCCACGTAAGCCTTGGCCACTTCGAGAACTTCTCTGCTGCCGCCACGAACTTCCAGTGAAATGACATTTGGAGAGCTAAAGGGAAGAGATACAGGTATACAGCTTTAAACGGCACTAGGAAAACTCCCTGTCGAGAAAGAACACCAAAGTGGCCCCCCAAGATACTGGGTCTGTGATCACAGGTCTGGGAGATCTTTCCAGTTCCTGCTTGGTTTGTTATCTGATGCTTACCCAAGACTGAGCCTGTGACCAAAACATCACCTGCCCCAACCAAGAGGAAATGCCCAGCATGCCCagcctttggaaggaaggaactgggaTTTTAGGGGCACTAAGAAAACAGCTGTATGTTTTCCTGAAAAATGGACTTTGTAGAACCGATTTTCCATATAGGACAGTTCTCGCAAAATCTCCTAAATCAGTTCTGGGTTCCTCACTCCACAGAAGTTTCACCACACTCAATTGCTCAAGAAGAACTAGGCCTTTAGTTcctgtagattttccaggctatatggccgtggtcttggcattgtcaaatctgatgtttcgccagcagctgtgactggcatcctcagaggtataacacagaagttctctctgtgtcaaagtgagaagatgcTAGGCAGTTAATGTATATCTTACTCAGGAAGTTGGGGTATGGCCGAGTCGTTATCTTGTAAGTGTtccccaggctgtgacatgctaatggaggagctttcctgaggaggttcttttgcatatggattggagtagaacctcctcaggaaagctccattAGCATGTTACAGTCTGCGAAACTCCTACAACATAGATATCCTACTATCCTGAGGATATCTTCAAGGATCTAAAtctgctggtgaaatgtcaggttcTACGacgccaagaccacggccatacagcctggaaaacctACAGCAACTAAAGCAACTGAGTGATTGAGTAGTTTTTTCTGAGTAACTGAGTGTGGTGAAACTTCCGCGGAGTGAGGAACCCATAACTTATTTAGGAGATCTTGCGAGAACTGTCCTATATGACAAATCAGCTCGGCAAAGTCCGGTTTTCAGGGAAACATGGAGCCGGTTTCTTAGCATTCCTTAAAATCCCAGTCCCTTCGTTCCAAAGCCTGGGTTTTCGGGTTGTTTCCTCTTGGCTGGGGCAGGTGGCGCTTTGCTCACAGGCCATACAACCCGGAAAATCTACAGTAACtaatgaaagccttcgacaacgtAACTAGGCCTTCGTGTTCAAGAGAAGCCAAGAAGACCAGGGGCTTAATGACGAAGGGCAGTGCCTACCTTCCGGGGACCTGCACCCTAACGTAGTGCTCGTTCTTCCAGACTTCGTCCAGCTTCTGGCTGCCAAACTCGCTGAAGACGTAGTTGACCAGATCCTCGTCACCACTTGTGCCAGCCTCGTGGGAAGAAGCAGAGACCTTTCTGGAAACAGAGGACCATGCGTCGTCAACGGTGGTTTGCAATCGTGACAAAAACCAACACTGCCACGCCAGTGGTTCGAGGGGCTTTTTGCAGAGGGTTACCTGATTCTAGGTTGGAAGCTTATGCCGTCAAATTTCTCCGCTAATTTGTTTCGAAGCTCACCCCAGTACATCACAGGCTCGTGCTCAGGTCTCAGATTCGGCACCTTGGGCTGAACAGGATCTTCCACGGACGCACACTGCGCACTCTTACACGATTCGAGTTCATTCGCGCATTCTTTCGGCGCCGACATCCGCGCACGGAAGCTCAGGTAGCCAAACAGGAACCCTAAGAGATTTGGGGCGTCAGATGAAAGGAGGTCAAGCCCTGCTAGCTAAGCAACCGATACACGACACTGAAATGTCATGTAAACATCAAAGATCGAGGCAGCAAATTAtactcggagagccagtttggtgtagtgcttaagtgtgcagactgggagaaccgggtttgattccccactcctccacttgcacctgctggcatggcattgggtcagccatggctctggcagagctgtccttgaaagggcagctactgtctGAGCTCTTCCAGCCccacctcctcacagggtgtctgttgtgggggaggaagggaaaggagattgtgagcctctctgagactctgtccttgaaagggcagctgctgtgagagccctctccagccccacccacctcacagggtgtctgttgtgggggaggaagataaaggagattgtgagccactctgagactcttcggagtggagggcgggatataaatccaatatcttcatctacctcacagggtgtctgttgtgggggaggaaggtaaaggagattgtgagccgctctgagactctttggagtggagggcgggatataaatccaatatcttcatctacctcacagggtgactgttgtggggggggaagggaaaggagattgtgagccgctctgagacccttcggagtgaagggcgggatataaatcatcttcatcttctactcaAACCTGCCATTAAAAAAATAACCTATGTACATGCATAGGAGGCCTTTGCTATAAAAATGACTGGAAGCCAGGCCAGGAACTGGCTCTGGCAGCCCAGACTAGCAAGATCTCAAGCACTAAGCAGGGCTcgctctggtcagtatttggatgggggccTGGCAAGGAATACCAGCGATGCCAAGGGCGGCactggcaacccacctctgtccatcagttgccttgaaaaccctatggggtcactaaGTCAGCTACGACTTGATGGCCCTTCGCACACAGGTGCATAGCTGCAACTATGCTCTAAGATGGACGGAGTGGGCCTGCTTGAGCTCGTCAGATCTCAGATcctgagcagggtcagccgtcGTCAGTACTTGCATGGGAGGCCACCAGGCAAGCCgtgggtcgctacgcagaggcaggcaatctcTCATCGTGAAAGCCattttgttgtagtggttaagtgcgccgtCTCcaatctgggggaaccaggtttgatgccccatTCTCTcacatataagaagaagaagatgaagatattggatttatatcccgccctccactccgaagagtctcagagcggctcacaatctcctttaccttcctcccccacaacagacaccctgtgaggtgggtggggctggagagggctctcacagcagctgccctttcaaggacaacctctgccagagctatggctgacccaaggccatgctagcaagtgcaagtggaggagtggagaatcaaacccggttctcccagataagagtccgcacacttaaccactacaccaaaccggttcttccagataagagagctctggctgacccaaggccattccagcagctgcaagtggaggagtggggaatcaaacccggttctcccagataagagagctctggctgacccaaggccattccagcagctgcaagtggaggagtggggaatcaaacccggttctcccagataagagtctgcacgctcgaccactacaccacactggctctccaaaccactacaccaaagacgCTAGTCCCCAAAAGATAATCCTACCAAGAGCAAAACAAAAAGTATGGCTTTCACTGTGTCAATGACATTTGTTCCTAGCCCTGCAGCTCTTACCTGCAAGAAATACAAGTGCTACTGCAGAGAACACGCAGCAGAGGTGTCGACTGGTCTTCCGGGGCTTCACTGTCTGGGTGTGAATGTGGTCGACGACTCCGTTTTcgcctccttcctcttcttccgcGGAAAGCTTCATCTCCACTTGACTGCTGTCTCCATCCGGCTGCCGAGCCAGGCTGAACCGGGTGTACGAGAGGGGCTCTCCTCCAAACTGGGAAGGAAAGATCGAGCCAGCTAAAGTAACACTGTTATTTGCACAGATGACACATCCAGCACAGCAAGCTCAAGCCAAAGCGAGGAACGTTTTCGGAACAAAGCTGCCCTATGAGCAGTGTTGAAGGTATTCAGCTGAACTCTGAGCTACCTCCACAAAGCTTGTGATCAGCTGCTCCAAGACCTTCTCTGCCACAGCCCTCTTCTCCCCGCTCCCCCATCTCCGTTTCAAAGAACCCAAGAAATCTGCAAAGTCTGTGACATCTGAAACAAGGCCTTCCAAAACTTCTTGCTCACTTGCAACCTTTCACGGAGGCAAAGACGTTTCAACCCACAGAACAGGCAACAGAGGGAACGACCCACTGCCGAGGCTCAGGGGTTGCATCTGCCAGCTAGGAGTTCAATGAGCTGCATTCGAACTTTATTTCATTATCAGTAAACTTACTGATATGCGTGTGTTTCGTTTCTGACTGGCCTTTCTCCCCcagagggacccaaagcagctgacattatTCCTGAGGTGACGTAATAACTAAGAGaactttaaagacgccatcacGGTCTGtaaattttaatgtaattgattttatctgtgtgtgttttttagaaaaaaaagatgatattggatttatatcccgccctccactccgaagagtctcagagaggctcacagtctcctttcccttcctcccccacaacagacaccctgtgaggtagatgaaaatattggatttatatcccgccctccactctgaagagtctcag encodes the following:
- the TFRC gene encoding transferrin receptor protein 1, giving the protein MDHARKAIYNLFGGEPLSYTRFSLARQPDGDSSQVEMKLSAEEEEGGENGVVDHIHTQTVKPRKTSRHLCCVFSAVALVFLAGFLFGYLSFRARMSAPKECANELESCKSAQCASVEDPVQPKVPNLRPEHEPVMYWGELRNKLAEKFDGISFQPRIRKVSASSHEAGTSGDEDLVNYVFSEFGSQKLDEVWKNEHYVRVQVPGSSPNVISLEVRGGSREVLEVAKAYVAYSGTGDVSGKPVYANFGRSEDFNTLREKNISVNGTVILVRAGKITFAEKVANAQKLGAVGVLIFPSPVDYEGLGENVAQFGHAHLGMGDPFTPGFPSFNHTQFPPGESSGLPRIPVQTITSSAALKLFSRMSGMTCPTDWNGSSACKLDSGDPAGVTVNLQVNNVLVERRVLNVFGAIKGFEEPDRYVVVGAQRDSWGPGAVKSGVGTAILLELARAVSQLVKNDGYKPRRGIVFASWSAGDFGAVGATEWLEGYAATLHLKAFAYINLDSAVAGFGDFRFSASPMLKQLLKEAVTNLKEPRRLSNMLPTKEVAFRMDNAAFAFLAYSGIPSVSFSFTNAGGREYPHLGTTEDTPEKLISYLGSGDRLDTTVRAAAEIAGRMAVRMTHDHELYLDFQSYDDKLLNFARKLMSYSQDLQNMGLHPRWLLVARGDFSRATNALKNTVLNTDLNNKVACRALNDQIMKVEYHFLSPYVSPKDTPLRHIFFGSGSHTLQALLDHLSLLRTNKSSFDEDLFRNQLALATWTIQGAANALSGDIWDIDNEF